A genome region from Trichosurus vulpecula isolate mTriVul1 chromosome 5, mTriVul1.pri, whole genome shotgun sequence includes the following:
- the LOC118851606 gene encoding 60S ribosomal protein L10-like isoform X1, protein MGRRPARCYRYCKNKPYPKSRFCRGVPDAKIRIFDLGRKKAKVDEFPLCGHMVSDEYEQLSSEALEAARICANKYMVKSCGKDGFHIRVRLHPFHVIRINKMLSCAGADRLQTGMRGAFGKPQGTVARVHIGQVIMSIRTKVQNKEHVIEALRRAKFKFPGRQKIHISKKWGFTKFNADEFEAMIAEKRLIPDGSGVKYVPSRGPLNKWRALHS, encoded by the coding sequence ATGGGCCGTCGTCCCGCTCGCTGTTATAGGTACTGTAAAAATAAGCCGTACCCGAAGTCCCGTTTCTGCAGGGGAGTTCCTGATGCCAAGATACGAATCTTCGATCTGGGTAGAAAGAAAGCGAAAGTGGATGAATTTCCATTGTGTGGCCACATGGTATCGGATGAATATGAACAACTGTCGTCAGAAGCCTTAGAGGCCGCACGGATCTGTGCCAACAAGTACATGGTGAAGAGTTGCGGCAAGGATGGCTTTCATATTCGTGTGCGGCTACATCCATTTCATGTCATCCGCATCAACAAGATGTTGTCATGTGCTGGGGCTGATAGGCTCCAGACTGGCATGCGGGGAGCTTTTGGGAAGCCCCAGGGCACTGTAGCCCGTGTACACATTGGCCAAGTTATCATGTCGATTCGAACCAAGGTCCAGAATAAAGAACATGTGATTGAAGCTTTGCGGAGAGCCAAGTTCAAGTTCCCTGGCCGCCAGAAGATCCACATCTCCAAGAAATGGGGTTTCACCAAGTTCAATGCTGATGAATTTGAGGCTATGATAGCTGAGAAGCGACTCATTCCTGATGGCTCTGGGGTTAAGTACGTCCCCAGCCGGGGCCCCTTGAATAAATGGCGGGCACTCCACTCCTGA
- the LOC118851606 gene encoding 60S ribosomal protein L10-like isoform X2: protein MGRRPARCYRYCKNKPYPKSRFCRGVPDAKIRIFDLALEAARICANKYMVKSCGKDGFHIRVRLHPFHVIRINKMLSCAGADRLQTGMRGAFGKPQGTVARVHIGQVIMSIRTKVQNKEHVIEALRRAKFKFPGRQKIHISKKWGFTKFNADEFEAMIAEKRLIPDGSGVKYVPSRGPLNKWRALHS, encoded by the exons ATGGGCCGTCGTCCCGCTCGCTGTTATAGGTACTGTAAAAATAAGCCGTACCCGAAGTCCCGTTTCTGCAGGGGAGTTCCTGATGCCAAGATACGAATCTTCGATCTGG CCTTAGAGGCCGCACGGATCTGTGCCAACAAGTACATGGTGAAGAGTTGCGGCAAGGATGGCTTTCATATTCGTGTGCGGCTACATCCATTTCATGTCATCCGCATCAACAAGATGTTGTCATGTGCTGGGGCTGATAGGCTCCAGACTGGCATGCGGGGAGCTTTTGGGAAGCCCCAGGGCACTGTAGCCCGTGTACACATTGGCCAAGTTATCATGTCGATTCGAACCAAGGTCCAGAATAAAGAACATGTGATTGAAGCTTTGCGGAGAGCCAAGTTCAAGTTCCCTGGCCGCCAGAAGATCCACATCTCCAAGAAATGGGGTTTCACCAAGTTCAATGCTGATGAATTTGAGGCTATGATAGCTGAGAAGCGACTCATTCCTGATGGCTCTGGGGTTAAGTACGTCCCCAGCCGGGGCCCCTTGAATAAATGGCGGGCACTCCACTCCTGA